A window of the Artemia franciscana chromosome 21, ASM3288406v1, whole genome shotgun sequence genome harbors these coding sequences:
- the LOC136041101 gene encoding uncharacterized protein LOC136041101, with amino-acid sequence MPNEAERMKLAVHAVLELKLSQRAAAKKYDIPETTLRRYVNKARNASDDKKLILKFEPNYQVRQVLTDELEQQLHDYLIKACKMHHGLTRLNVRQFDFEIAKMNQLKVPSTWHEKKMTGKDWYYSYRKRFPDLSIRKAEGTSLARATAFNRTTVNEFYDNLETVMNKFKYQPSDIYNLDERDGGNNSAETTKCDSTQGAQTGGPSDF; translated from the coding sequence ATGCCTAATGAAGCAGAGCGTATGAAGCTTGCCGTGCACGCGGTACTGGAATTGAAGCTTTCACAACGGGCTGCTGCCAAAAAATACGATATCCCAGAGACAACACTCCGTCGATATGTAAATAAGGCTCGCAACGCGTCggacgataaaaagctgattttaaaatttgagccGAATTACCAGGTCCGTCAAGTGTTAACTGATGAACTTGAACAGCAACTTCACGATTATTTGATAAAGGCATGCAAAATGCACCATGGTTTGACACGGCTCAACGTCCGCCAATTCGATTTCGAAATTGCAAAGATGAACCAATTGAAGGTGCCATCAACATGGCATGAGAAAAAGATGACGGGGAAAGACTGGTATTACAGTTACAGGAAACGCTTCCCAGACCTGTCTATCCGCAAAGCGGAGGGAACAAGCTTGGCCAGAGCCACGGCATTCAACAGAACAACTGTAAACGAGTTCTATGACAACTTGGAGACTGTTATGAATAAGTTTAAGTATCAGCCTagtgatatttataacttagatGAGAGAGACGGGGGCAACAACAGTGCAGAGACCACCAAATGTGATAGCACCCAAGGGGCACAAACAGGTGGGCCAAGTGACTTCTGA